A genomic region of Mesorhizobium sp. NZP2077 contains the following coding sequences:
- a CDS encoding DUF2892 domain-containing protein → MSLDRSVLAFAGIMVLLSVVLTAFVSPLFVWLTVFVGLNMLQSAFTGFCPAAMVFRKLGVKPGCAF, encoded by the coding sequence ATGTCCCTGGACCGTTCTGTTCTCGCTTTCGCCGGCATCATGGTGCTGCTGTCCGTCGTGCTCACCGCCTTTGTCTCGCCGCTGTTTGTCTGGCTGACGGTCTTCGTCGGCTTGAACATGCTGCAATCGGCGTTCACCGGCTTCTGTCCGGCGGCGATGGTCTTCCGCAAGCTCGGCGTCAAGCCGGGATGCGCATTCTAA
- a CDS encoding efflux RND transporter periplasmic adaptor subunit: MRMPLLVAALLATFPVLAGTLTLAPTTVTEWKAVYGRVEARDTVPARARIGGLIVDLAVTEGELVKAGQKIATVQDDKIAFQVAALDAQLRALQAQLDTAQSELARGQTLVDKGVMTAQRLDQLRTEVDVARSQLAATEAQRSVIVQQGAEGDVFAPGDGRVLTVPVTRGAVIMAGEVVATIGGGGVFLRLAVPERYAASLSEGAAIRINAGGKGAAGRLAKIYPQIDNGRVIADVEVDNLDTNFIDARVLVELPVAERSALLVPVSAIATRSGIDFVRVAAGGTQAERAVVTGERTKRADGDYVEVLTGLAAGDVVITP, encoded by the coding sequence ATGCGCATGCCCCTTTTGGTCGCCGCGTTGCTGGCGACCTTTCCAGTGCTTGCCGGCACGCTGACCCTGGCGCCGACGACCGTGACCGAATGGAAGGCGGTCTATGGGCGTGTCGAGGCGCGCGACACCGTTCCGGCGCGCGCCCGCATCGGCGGGCTGATCGTCGACCTGGCTGTCACCGAGGGTGAACTGGTCAAGGCGGGGCAGAAGATCGCCACCGTTCAGGACGACAAGATCGCCTTCCAGGTCGCGGCGCTGGACGCGCAGTTGCGCGCGCTGCAGGCACAGCTGGACACAGCGCAATCCGAACTCGCGCGCGGGCAGACGCTGGTCGACAAGGGTGTCATGACCGCGCAGCGCCTTGACCAGCTGCGCACCGAGGTCGACGTCGCGCGCAGCCAGCTTGCCGCGACCGAGGCCCAGCGTTCGGTGATCGTGCAGCAGGGTGCCGAAGGCGATGTCTTTGCTCCCGGCGATGGCCGCGTGCTGACCGTGCCGGTGACGCGCGGCGCTGTCATCATGGCCGGTGAAGTGGTCGCCACCATCGGTGGCGGCGGCGTGTTCCTGCGGCTGGCCGTTCCGGAACGTTACGCTGCGTCCCTGAGTGAGGGAGCCGCCATCCGCATCAATGCCGGCGGCAAGGGAGCCGCCGGCCGCCTCGCCAAGATCTATCCGCAGATCGACAATGGCCGCGTCATCGCCGACGTCGAGGTCGACAATCTCGACACCAATTTCATCGATGCCCGTGTCCTGGTCGAACTGCCGGTCGCCGAGCGCTCCGCGCTGCTGGTGCCGGTTTCCGCGATCGCAACCCGCTCGGGGATCGATTTCGTGCGCGTCGCCGCCGGCGGCACACAGGCCGAACGCGCGGTGGTCACCGGCGAGCGGACCAAGCGCGCCGACGGCGACTATGTCGAGGTCCTGACAGGCCTCGCGGCCGGCGATGTCGTGATCACGCCATGA
- a CDS encoding efflux RND transporter permease subunit, producing MKGPASFGIAGALTRAFIVSPLTPLFLIAAFVFGLVALLTLPREEEPQISVPMVDIFVRADGLKADDAVKLITEPLETIVKGIDGVEHVYSQTRDDQVMVTARFVVGTSSDAAVLRVHDKVRANMDRIPVGVPEPLIVGRGIDDVAIVTLTLLPKPEAAARLTANDLTRIARELRTEIAKIDNVGLTYLVGDTGEIIRVDPNPEKLALYGVTLQQLAAKVSGANKAFPAGRVRDKGEQIDIVAGETLASPDQIGNLLLTSRDNRPVYVRDVADVAFATDTGDALVSTVTRAGAGVERVPSVTLAIAKRAGSNAVAVADAILHRVALLQGGLIPGDIAIDVTRNYGETANDKANELLYHLGLATISIILLVWVAIGRREAMVVAVVIPVTILLTLFASRVMGYTLNRVSLFALIFSIGILVDDAIVVIENISRHWAMGGGRDRRQAAIEAVAEVGNPTIVATLTVVAALLPMLFVSGMMGPYMSPIPANASAAMIFSFFVAVMVTPWLMLKLAGRAPVHAHGDHGNGGPLGRAYTAVARPILASKKASWAFLLAVGMLTLGSLALFYTEHVTVKLLPFDNKSELSVTIDLPEGSSVEATDAVAQAVAARVLELKEVRSVQTHAATAAPFNFNGLVRHAVLRTEPQQGDVALNLLPKADRARSSHEIALDVRQRIATIPVPQGTSLKVVEPPPGPPVMATLLAEVYGPDGETRRKVAEKIETAFRSVPFIVDVDNSWGQPARRLRATISTDDAEFFHVEETDVFDTLAILNGGKTVGYSHRGGGRQPIPIRIERPKGERTLDERFLTTPIPANVLPGDRGVVELGDVVRVTPERASFPVFRHNGRAAEMVTAELAGSFEAPLYGMLAVSKAIDAQDWTGLQKPAISLHGQPEDESRPTLLWDGEWEVTWVTFRDMGAAFGVALLGIYILVVAQFGSFKVPLVILTPIPLTFIGILGGHWLFGAPFTATSMIGFIALAGIIVRNSILLVDFIRHAASPDRPLREVLIEAGAIRFKPILLTALAAMIGAAVILTDPIFQGLAISLLFGLASSTLLTVLVIPAIYRVLRT from the coding sequence ATGAAAGGTCCTGCCTCGTTCGGTATCGCCGGCGCGCTGACGCGGGCTTTCATCGTTTCGCCGCTGACGCCGCTGTTCCTGATCGCCGCCTTCGTCTTCGGGTTGGTGGCGCTGCTCACGCTGCCACGCGAGGAGGAACCGCAGATCTCGGTGCCGATGGTCGACATCTTCGTACGCGCCGACGGGCTGAAGGCCGACGATGCCGTCAAACTGATAACCGAGCCGCTGGAGACGATCGTCAAGGGCATCGACGGCGTCGAACATGTCTATTCGCAGACGCGCGACGACCAGGTGATGGTCACCGCCCGCTTCGTCGTCGGTACCTCGTCCGACGCCGCCGTTCTGCGCGTCCACGACAAGGTGCGCGCCAACATGGACCGCATTCCCGTTGGCGTGCCCGAGCCGCTGATCGTCGGCCGCGGCATCGACGATGTCGCCATCGTCACGCTGACGCTATTGCCGAAGCCGGAGGCGGCCGCGCGCTTGACGGCGAACGACTTGACCCGCATCGCGCGCGAACTGCGCACCGAGATCGCCAAGATCGACAATGTCGGCCTGACCTACCTGGTCGGCGACACCGGTGAAATCATCCGCGTCGATCCGAACCCGGAAAAGCTCGCCCTTTATGGCGTCACCTTGCAGCAGCTCGCGGCCAAGGTGTCAGGCGCCAACAAGGCCTTTCCGGCCGGACGCGTGCGCGACAAGGGCGAGCAGATCGACATCGTCGCCGGCGAGACGCTGGCCTCGCCCGACCAGATCGGCAACCTGCTCCTGACCTCGCGCGACAACCGCCCCGTCTATGTCCGCGACGTCGCCGACGTCGCCTTCGCCACCGACACCGGTGATGCGCTTGTGTCCACGGTCACCAGGGCTGGCGCTGGCGTGGAGCGTGTGCCGTCGGTCACGCTCGCCATCGCCAAGCGCGCCGGCTCGAACGCGGTCGCGGTCGCCGACGCCATCCTGCACCGGGTCGCCCTGCTCCAGGGCGGATTGATCCCGGGCGATATCGCGATCGACGTGACGCGCAACTACGGCGAGACCGCCAACGACAAGGCCAACGAGCTTCTCTATCATCTCGGCCTGGCGACGATCTCGATCATCCTGCTGGTCTGGGTCGCCATCGGCCGCCGCGAAGCCATGGTCGTGGCCGTCGTCATTCCGGTGACCATCCTGCTCACGCTGTTCGCCTCGCGCGTCATGGGCTACACGCTGAACCGCGTCTCGCTGTTCGCGCTGATCTTTTCCATCGGCATACTCGTCGACGACGCCATCGTGGTGATCGAGAACATCTCGCGCCACTGGGCCATGGGCGGCGGACGCGACCGCCGACAGGCGGCGATCGAGGCGGTGGCCGAAGTCGGCAACCCGACCATCGTCGCCACCTTGACCGTGGTCGCCGCACTGCTGCCGATGCTGTTCGTCTCGGGAATGATGGGCCCCTATATGAGCCCGATCCCGGCCAATGCCTCGGCGGCGATGATCTTCTCCTTCTTCGTCGCGGTGATGGTGACGCCGTGGCTGATGCTTAAACTCGCCGGACGCGCGCCGGTGCATGCCCATGGGGACCATGGCAATGGTGGTCCGCTCGGCCGCGCCTACACCGCAGTCGCCCGGCCGATCCTGGCCTCCAAGAAGGCGAGCTGGGCGTTCCTGCTTGCCGTCGGCATGCTGACGCTGGGCTCGCTCGCGCTGTTTTACACTGAACATGTCACGGTCAAGCTCCTGCCCTTCGACAACAAGTCCGAATTGTCGGTCACCATCGACCTGCCGGAAGGGTCTTCCGTCGAGGCGACCGATGCGGTGGCGCAGGCCGTCGCGGCCAGGGTTCTCGAGCTGAAGGAGGTCCGATCGGTCCAGACACACGCCGCAACGGCGGCGCCCTTCAATTTCAACGGCCTCGTCCGCCATGCCGTCCTGCGCACTGAGCCGCAGCAGGGAGACGTGGCGCTCAACCTGCTGCCGAAAGCGGACCGTGCCCGCTCCAGCCACGAGATCGCGCTCGACGTGCGCCAGCGCATCGCCACGATCCCCGTGCCGCAAGGCACCAGCCTGAAGGTGGTCGAGCCGCCGCCCGGTCCGCCCGTGATGGCAACGCTGCTGGCGGAGGTCTACGGACCCGACGGCGAGACGCGCCGCAAGGTCGCCGAAAAGATCGAGACGGCGTTCCGCTCCGTGCCCTTCATCGTCGATGTCGACAATTCCTGGGGACAGCCAGCACGCCGGCTGCGCGCCACGATTTCCACCGACGATGCGGAGTTCTTCCATGTCGAGGAAACCGACGTCTTCGACACGCTCGCCATCCTCAATGGCGGGAAGACCGTCGGCTATTCGCATCGCGGCGGTGGCCGCCAGCCGATCCCGATCCGCATCGAACGGCCGAAGGGTGAAAGGACGCTCGACGAGCGCTTCCTGACCACGCCCATTCCGGCCAATGTCCTGCCCGGCGACCGCGGCGTGGTCGAACTCGGCGATGTCGTGCGGGTGACGCCGGAGCGCGCTTCGTTCCCGGTGTTCAGACACAATGGCCGTGCCGCCGAAATGGTGACGGCCGAGCTTGCCGGCAGCTTCGAGGCGCCGCTTTACGGCATGCTAGCCGTCAGCAAGGCCATCGACGCGCAGGACTGGACCGGACTGCAAAAGCCCGCGATCTCGCTGCATGGCCAGCCGGAGGATGAAAGCCGGCCGACGCTTTTGTGGGACGGCGAATGGGAGGTCACCTGGGTGACCTTCCGCGACATGGGCGCTGCCTTCGGCGTCGCCCTTCTCGGCATCTACATCCTGGTCGTCGCCCAGTTCGGCTCGTTCAAGGTGCCGCTGGTGATCCTGACGCCGATCCCGCTGACCTTCATCGGCATCCTCGGCGGACATTGGCTCTTCGGCGCACCGTTCACCGCCACCTCGATGATCGGCTTCATCGCGCTGGCCGGCATCATCGTGCGCAATTCGATCCTGCTGGTCGATTTCATCCGCCACGCGGCGTCGCCCGACAGGCCGTTGCGCGAGGTCCTGATCGAGGCCGGCGCGATCCGGTTCAAGCCGATCCTGCTCACCGCACTTGCTGCCATGATCGGCGCGGCCGTGATCCTGACCGACCCGATCTTCCAGGGGCTGGCGATCTCGCTGCTGTTTGGCCTCGCCTCATCGACACTGCTGACGGTACTGGTTATTCCGGCGATCTACCGGGTGCTGCGCACGTGA